One Oncorhynchus keta strain PuntledgeMale-10-30-2019 unplaced genomic scaffold, Oket_V2 Un_contig_17214_pilon_pilon, whole genome shotgun sequence DNA segment encodes these proteins:
- the LOC127919605 gene encoding RE1-silencing transcription factor-like isoform X1, with protein sequence MLSVEKDFIQALRSTQLTMSGSGWGVPAQRSSQRAPEVLLVKLGDCNQTVEFNVIVKEEEEEREINEGEEEEREDDRDSVDPGEIPNSDSVNEPSSTASRLPGCGSYPCPQCGKCFSSSTHLKNHQRVHTGEKPFDCSACGKSFSGKVNLKRHERVHSGEKPYHGTTCRKSFNHSGSLKEHQRLHTWKKPYHCSLCGKCFNRAGDLKTHKKSHSGKKPTCTFNVIVKEEEDDEEKEIDKEKREEQEPSGVVDPDTSRLSGRGRYPCPQCGKSFSSSGKLKNHQSVHTREKPFHSATCGKSFSVKVNLTRHEIVHSGEKPYHCTKCGKSFIHSGSLTHRVPTGEKPYHCSLCGEGFTQLRSLKSHERTSIGGKPACAFNVIVQEEEGEKKEVEDNSGVVDSACRNKKQGTRSKELSVELRDRIVSRHRSGEGYQKISAALEVPKNTVASIIIKWKKFGTTKTLPRPGRPTKLSNLGRRALVREVTKNPMVTLTKLQSSSVEMVVLLGGSPISAALYQSGLYGRVARRKPLLSKRNMTARLEFAKRHLKDSQTMRNKILWSGENKIELFGLNAKRHITIPMVKHGGGSIMLWGCFSAAGTGRLVRIEGEMNGEKYREILDENLLQSAQDLRLGQRFTFQQDNDPKHTAKTTQEWLRDKSLNVLEWPSQSPDLNPIENLWRDLKIAVQRRSPSNLTELERICREEWEKFPKYRCAKLVASYPRGLEAVIAAKGASTKY encoded by the exons ATCTACCCAACTTACCATGTCTGGTTCTGGATGGGGTGTTCCAGCCCAGAGAAGCTCACAGCGGGCTCCAGAGGTGCTATTAGTGAAGCTGGGGGACTGCAATCAAACAGTGGAATTCAATGTGATtgtcaaagaggaggaggaggagagagaaatcaatgagggggaggaggaagagcgaGAGGATGACAGGGACTCTGTTGACCCAG GAGAGATCCCCAACTCAGACTCAGTCAACGAGCCCAGTTCCACAGCATCAAGACTGCCTGGTTGTGGGAGTTACCCCTGTCCTCAATGTGGAAAGTGTTTCAGTTCCTCAACTCATCTAAAGAATCATCAAAGagtacacactggagagaaaccttttGACTGCTCGgcatgtgggaagagtttcagtGGGAAAGTAAACCTTAAGAGACATGAGAGAGTACATagtggagagaagccttaccacggCACCACGTGTCGGAAGAGCTTCAATCACTCAGGAAGCCTTAAGGAACACCAGCGATTACATACATGGAAGAAACCTTACCACTGCTCTCTTTGTGGGAAGTGTTTCAATCGAGCAGGAGACCTGAAAACTCATAAGAAATCACACAGTGGAAAGAAGCCTACCTGTACTTTCAATGTGATTgtcaaggaggaggaggatgatgaggagaAGGAAATCGATAAGGAAAAGAGGGAAGAGCAGGAACCTAGTGGTGTAGTTGACCCAGATACATCAAGACTATCTGGTCGTGGTCGTTACCCCTGtcctcaatgtgggaagagtttcagtTCCTCAGGTAAGCTAAAGAATCATCAGAGTGTACACACTCGAGAGAAACCATTCCACAGTGCCacatgtgggaagagtttcagtGTAAAAGTCAACCTCACGAGGCATGAGATTGTACATAGTGGAGAGAAGCCGTACCACTGCACCAAATGTGGGAAGAGCTTCATTCATTCTGGAAGCCTTACACATAGAGTAcctacaggggagaagccttaccactgctctctGTGTGGGGAGGGATTCACTCAGCTAAGAAGTCTTAAAAGTCATGAGAGAACATCCATTGGAGGGAAGCCTGCCTGTGCTTTTAATGTAATTGTccaagaggaggagggagaaaagaaAGAAGTTGAGGACAATAGCGGTGTAGTAGACAGTGCATGTCGGAACAAAAAACAAggcacgaggtcgaaggaattgtccgtagagctccgagacaggattgtgtcgaggcacagatctggggaagggtaccaaaagatttctgcagcattggaggtccccaagaacacagtggcctccatcattattaaatggaagaagtttggaaccaccaagactcttcctagacctggccgcccgaccaaactgagcaatttggggagaagggccttggtcagggaggttaccaagaacccgatggtcactctgacaaagctccagagttcctctgtggagatggttgtccttctgggaggttctcccatctctgcagcactctaccaatcaggcctttatgggagagtggccagacggaagccactcctcagtaaaaggaacatgacagcccgcttggagtttgccaaaaggcacctaaaggactctcagaccatgagaaacaagattctctggtctggtgaaaacaagattgaactctttggcctgaatgccaagcgtcacatcacCATCcccatggtgaagcatggtggtggcagcatcatgctgtggggatgtttttcagctgccgggactgggagactagtcaggatcgagggagagatgaacggagaaaaatacagagagatccttgatgaaaacctgctccagagtgctcaggaccttagactgggtcaaaggttcaccttccaacaggacaacgaccctaagcacacagcaaagacaacccaggagtggcttcgtgacaagtctctgaatgtccttgagtggcccagccagagcccggacttgaacccgatcgaaaatctctggagagacctgaaaatagctgtgcagcgacgctccccatccaacctgacagagcttgagaggatctgcagagaagaatgggagaaattccccaaatacaggtgtgccaagcttgtagcgtcatacccaagaggacttgaggctgtaatcgctgccaaaggtgcttcaacaaagtactga
- the LOC127919605 gene encoding zinc finger protein 484-like isoform X2 — MSGSGWGVPAQRSSQRAPEVLLVKLGDCNQTVEFNVIVKEEEEEREINEGEEEEREDDRDSVDPGEIPNSDSVNEPSSTASRLPGCGSYPCPQCGKCFSSSTHLKNHQRVHTGEKPFDCSACGKSFSGKVNLKRHERVHSGEKPYHGTTCRKSFNHSGSLKEHQRLHTWKKPYHCSLCGKCFNRAGDLKTHKKSHSGKKPTCTFNVIVKEEEDDEEKEIDKEKREEQEPSGVVDPDTSRLSGRGRYPCPQCGKSFSSSGKLKNHQSVHTREKPFHSATCGKSFSVKVNLTRHEIVHSGEKPYHCTKCGKSFIHSGSLTHRVPTGEKPYHCSLCGEGFTQLRSLKSHERTSIGGKPACAFNVIVQEEEGEKKEVEDNSGVVDSACRNKKQGTRSKELSVELRDRIVSRHRSGEGYQKISAALEVPKNTVASIIIKWKKFGTTKTLPRPGRPTKLSNLGRRALVREVTKNPMVTLTKLQSSSVEMVVLLGGSPISAALYQSGLYGRVARRKPLLSKRNMTARLEFAKRHLKDSQTMRNKILWSGENKIELFGLNAKRHITIPMVKHGGGSIMLWGCFSAAGTGRLVRIEGEMNGEKYREILDENLLQSAQDLRLGQRFTFQQDNDPKHTAKTTQEWLRDKSLNVLEWPSQSPDLNPIENLWRDLKIAVQRRSPSNLTELERICREEWEKFPKYRCAKLVASYPRGLEAVIAAKGASTKY, encoded by the exons ATGTCTGGTTCTGGATGGGGTGTTCCAGCCCAGAGAAGCTCACAGCGGGCTCCAGAGGTGCTATTAGTGAAGCTGGGGGACTGCAATCAAACAGTGGAATTCAATGTGATtgtcaaagaggaggaggaggagagagaaatcaatgagggggaggaggaagagcgaGAGGATGACAGGGACTCTGTTGACCCAG GAGAGATCCCCAACTCAGACTCAGTCAACGAGCCCAGTTCCACAGCATCAAGACTGCCTGGTTGTGGGAGTTACCCCTGTCCTCAATGTGGAAAGTGTTTCAGTTCCTCAACTCATCTAAAGAATCATCAAAGagtacacactggagagaaaccttttGACTGCTCGgcatgtgggaagagtttcagtGGGAAAGTAAACCTTAAGAGACATGAGAGAGTACATagtggagagaagccttaccacggCACCACGTGTCGGAAGAGCTTCAATCACTCAGGAAGCCTTAAGGAACACCAGCGATTACATACATGGAAGAAACCTTACCACTGCTCTCTTTGTGGGAAGTGTTTCAATCGAGCAGGAGACCTGAAAACTCATAAGAAATCACACAGTGGAAAGAAGCCTACCTGTACTTTCAATGTGATTgtcaaggaggaggaggatgatgaggagaAGGAAATCGATAAGGAAAAGAGGGAAGAGCAGGAACCTAGTGGTGTAGTTGACCCAGATACATCAAGACTATCTGGTCGTGGTCGTTACCCCTGtcctcaatgtgggaagagtttcagtTCCTCAGGTAAGCTAAAGAATCATCAGAGTGTACACACTCGAGAGAAACCATTCCACAGTGCCacatgtgggaagagtttcagtGTAAAAGTCAACCTCACGAGGCATGAGATTGTACATAGTGGAGAGAAGCCGTACCACTGCACCAAATGTGGGAAGAGCTTCATTCATTCTGGAAGCCTTACACATAGAGTAcctacaggggagaagccttaccactgctctctGTGTGGGGAGGGATTCACTCAGCTAAGAAGTCTTAAAAGTCATGAGAGAACATCCATTGGAGGGAAGCCTGCCTGTGCTTTTAATGTAATTGTccaagaggaggagggagaaaagaaAGAAGTTGAGGACAATAGCGGTGTAGTAGACAGTGCATGTCGGAACAAAAAACAAggcacgaggtcgaaggaattgtccgtagagctccgagacaggattgtgtcgaggcacagatctggggaagggtaccaaaagatttctgcagcattggaggtccccaagaacacagtggcctccatcattattaaatggaagaagtttggaaccaccaagactcttcctagacctggccgcccgaccaaactgagcaatttggggagaagggccttggtcagggaggttaccaagaacccgatggtcactctgacaaagctccagagttcctctgtggagatggttgtccttctgggaggttctcccatctctgcagcactctaccaatcaggcctttatgggagagtggccagacggaagccactcctcagtaaaaggaacatgacagcccgcttggagtttgccaaaaggcacctaaaggactctcagaccatgagaaacaagattctctggtctggtgaaaacaagattgaactctttggcctgaatgccaagcgtcacatcacCATCcccatggtgaagcatggtggtggcagcatcatgctgtggggatgtttttcagctgccgggactgggagactagtcaggatcgagggagagatgaacggagaaaaatacagagagatccttgatgaaaacctgctccagagtgctcaggaccttagactgggtcaaaggttcaccttccaacaggacaacgaccctaagcacacagcaaagacaacccaggagtggcttcgtgacaagtctctgaatgtccttgagtggcccagccagagcccggacttgaacccgatcgaaaatctctggagagacctgaaaatagctgtgcagcgacgctccccatccaacctgacagagcttgagaggatctgcagagaagaatgggagaaattccccaaatacaggtgtgccaagcttgtagcgtcatacccaagaggacttgaggctgtaatcgctgccaaaggtgcttcaacaaagtactga